In a single window of the Micromonospora sp. WMMD1155 genome:
- a CDS encoding metalloregulator ArsR/SmtB family transcription factor yields the protein MSKQAASLPVIDLSADTPCCPPLAQSRVPAQTAAVLAPAFKALGDPVRLQLLSMIASAQGGEACVCDLTPAFDLSGPTISHHLKVLREAGLVDAERRGTWVYYRARPAILRQLAGLLSVEPTAVA from the coding sequence ATGTCAAAGCAGGCCGCGTCGCTTCCCGTCATCGACCTCAGCGCCGACACGCCGTGCTGCCCGCCGTTGGCGCAGAGCCGGGTGCCGGCGCAGACCGCCGCAGTGCTCGCGCCGGCGTTCAAGGCGCTCGGCGATCCGGTGCGGCTGCAACTGTTGTCGATGATCGCCTCCGCGCAGGGCGGGGAGGCGTGCGTCTGCGACCTGACTCCGGCGTTCGACCTGAGCGGGCCGACGATCTCGCATCACCTCAAGGTGCTGCGCGAGGCCGGCCTTGTCGACGCCGAACGCCGCGGCACCTGGGTGTATTACCGGGCCCGGCCGGCCATCCTGCGCCAGCTCGCCGGACTGCTCAGCGTCGAGCCGACCGCCGTCGCGTGA
- a CDS encoding FAD-dependent oxidoreductase — protein sequence MSTLDGLPVVVIGAGPVGLAAAAHLHERDLPFLVLEAGDIPAAAVRQWGHVRVFSPWRYNIDSAARRLLDEAGWVAPDLEALPTGAELAGDYLQPLAELPQLKPHLRYGARVEAISRLGLDRLRTAGRDTTPFLICLVDGQEVLARAVIDASGTWGTPNVLGASGLPARGEREVAGHLEHALPDVLGVDRDRFAGRHTLVVGAGHSAANTLLSLAELAKSTPGTEVTWAIRSTSPARTYGGGDADALPARGALGSRLRAHVDAGRIRLLTGFAVHALTPTDGRVSVVVRHTDGSEESISVDRIVAATGFRPDHSIAAELRLDLDPIMGATRALAPLIDPNEHSCGTVPPHGVNELTHPEPGYYAVGMKSYGRAPTFLMATGYEQVRSVVAALAGDWSAARDVQLDLPETGVCNSNPEDSATSASCCAPAPTAQTSGRGLATGISGGLLTAPLTLLTLDAAPADTQTGGCCAS from the coding sequence ATGAGCACCCTGGATGGCCTGCCCGTCGTGGTGATCGGCGCCGGCCCGGTCGGCCTGGCCGCCGCCGCGCACCTACACGAGCGTGACCTGCCGTTCCTCGTCCTGGAGGCCGGCGACATCCCCGCCGCCGCGGTGCGGCAGTGGGGACATGTCCGGGTCTTCTCCCCCTGGCGGTACAACATCGACTCCGCCGCCCGCCGGCTCCTCGACGAGGCTGGGTGGGTCGCACCGGACCTGGAAGCCCTGCCCACCGGGGCGGAGCTGGCCGGCGACTACCTCCAGCCGCTGGCGGAGCTGCCGCAGCTCAAGCCGCACCTGCGCTACGGTGCCCGCGTTGAGGCGATCAGCCGCCTCGGGCTGGACCGGCTGCGCACCGCCGGCCGCGACACCACCCCGTTCCTGATCTGCCTCGTCGACGGCCAGGAGGTGCTCGCCCGCGCGGTCATCGACGCCTCCGGCACCTGGGGCACCCCGAACGTCCTCGGCGCCTCCGGACTGCCCGCTCGCGGTGAACGCGAGGTGGCCGGGCATCTGGAGCACGCCCTGCCCGATGTCCTCGGCGTCGACCGGGACCGCTTCGCCGGTCGGCACACCCTCGTCGTCGGCGCTGGTCACTCCGCCGCCAACACCCTGCTCTCCCTGGCCGAGTTGGCCAAGTCCACGCCGGGCACCGAGGTGACCTGGGCGATCCGCTCCACCTCACCGGCGCGCACCTACGGCGGCGGAGACGCCGACGCCCTCCCGGCACGCGGCGCGCTCGGCTCCCGGCTACGCGCGCACGTCGACGCCGGCCGGATCCGCCTGCTCACCGGCTTCGCCGTGCACGCCCTCACCCCCACCGACGGCCGGGTCAGCGTGGTAGTCCGCCACACCGACGGCAGCGAAGAATCCATCTCCGTGGACCGGATCGTCGCGGCGACCGGCTTCCGGCCCGACCACTCGATCGCCGCCGAGCTGCGCCTGGACCTGGACCCGATCATGGGCGCCACCCGCGCCCTAGCGCCGCTGATCGACCCCAACGAGCACTCCTGCGGCACCGTGCCCCCACACGGCGTCAACGAGCTCACCCACCCCGAGCCCGGCTACTACGCCGTCGGCATGAAGTCCTACGGTCGGGCCCCAACGTTCCTCATGGCCACCGGCTACGAGCAGGTCCGCTCCGTCGTCGCCGCCCTCGCCGGCGACTGGAGCGCCGCCCGCGACGTGCAACTCGACCTACCCGAGACCGGCGTGTGCAACAGCAACCCGGAGGACTCCGCGACCAGCGCCAGCTGCTGCGCCCCGGCCCCGACCGCCCAGACCTCCGGACGGGGCTTGGCCACCGGCATCTCCGGCGGGCTTCTCACCGCGCCGCTGACCCTGCTCACCCTCGACGCCGCACCCGCCGACACGCAGACCGGCGGCTGCTGCGCCAGCTGA
- a CDS encoding arsenate reductase ArsC, with product MTDTSPHRLQEISVDQQVALRTAATRLAAEFAGIYGAETIEAFLRSSYDQFATTGSIPNYLPLLAERFARQRLRALARVEGHHRDGRPVVVFLCTHNVGRSQMALGFFTHLAGDNAVAWSGGSEPGIEVDPAASAAMTERGIDITDEFPKPWTDEVIGAADVVVTMGCGDACPVFPGTRYENWDLDDPADRSLADVRPIRDEIERRVRRLLDELHVPVTR from the coding sequence GTGACTGACACCAGCCCTCACCGGCTTCAGGAGATCTCCGTCGACCAGCAGGTCGCCCTGCGCACTGCGGCCACCCGCCTCGCCGCCGAATTCGCCGGCATCTACGGCGCCGAGACCATCGAAGCGTTCCTGCGCTCCAGCTACGACCAGTTCGCCACCACTGGCAGCATCCCCAACTACCTGCCGCTGCTCGCCGAGCGGTTCGCCCGCCAGCGCCTGCGCGCGCTCGCCCGGGTCGAGGGTCACCACCGCGACGGCCGCCCGGTGGTGGTGTTCCTGTGCACGCACAACGTCGGCCGGTCCCAGATGGCGTTGGGCTTCTTCACCCACCTCGCCGGCGACAACGCGGTGGCGTGGTCCGGGGGGAGTGAGCCTGGCATCGAGGTCGATCCCGCGGCGAGCGCGGCGATGACCGAGCGCGGCATCGACATCACCGACGAGTTCCCCAAGCCCTGGACCGACGAGGTGATCGGCGCCGCCGACGTCGTGGTCACCATGGGCTGCGGCGACGCCTGCCCGGTCTTCCCCGGCACCCGTTATGAGAACTGGGACCTCGACGACCCCGCCGACCGAAGCCTGGCCGACGTCCGGCCGATCCGCGACGAGATCGAACGCCGCGTCCGCCGTCTTCTCGACGAGCTCCACGTTCCCGTTACCCGATAG
- a CDS encoding helix-turn-helix domain-containing protein, which translates to MSTPNAAAPGCITGPGRPSCASSPDCSASSRPPSREPRQRIMMLFAQGAELSVGHVAERVGISQATASQQLNLLRRGRVVTSRRDGKTVYYRADRDGAQAALAELQSYLNTCC; encoded by the coding sequence TTGTCGACGCCGAACGCCGCGGCACCTGGGTGTATTACCGGGCCCGGCCGGCCATCCTGCGCCAGCTCGCCGGACTGCTCAGCGTCGAGCCGACCGCCGTCGCGTGAGCCGCGCCAGCGGATCATGATGCTGTTCGCCCAGGGCGCCGAGTTGTCCGTCGGGCACGTCGCCGAGCGCGTCGGGATCAGTCAGGCGACCGCCTCGCAACAGTTGAACCTGCTGCGCCGGGGGCGGGTCGTGACCTCGCGGCGCGACGGCAAGACGGTCTACTACCGGGCGGACCGCGACGGCGCGCAGGCGGCGCTGGCCGAACTGCAGTCCTATCTCAACACCTGCTGCTGA
- a CDS encoding helix-turn-helix domain-containing protein, translating to MITELASLQGRARIHAALGDPARLAIVDALTLGDASPGEIAHDLQMPTNLIAHHVKVLTEAGLVTRDRSEGDRRRTYLRLRPEALAALNPAPLTGVRRVVFVCTRNSARSQLAAALWSDRTHTAAASAGTKPAPRVHPRAVAVAHRHGLALNPNATSHVADVVRDDDLVIAVCDNAHEELTGPVRPRLHWSVPDPVRLDTDDAFETAFADLAARVERVAPVINPAMDPGEHRD from the coding sequence ATGATTACTGAGCTTGCTTCCCTGCAGGGGCGCGCCCGGATCCACGCCGCGCTCGGTGACCCGGCGCGCCTGGCGATCGTGGACGCGCTCACCCTCGGCGACGCGTCCCCGGGTGAGATCGCCCACGACCTTCAGATGCCCACGAACCTCATCGCTCACCACGTCAAGGTCCTCACCGAAGCCGGCCTGGTTACTCGGGACCGCTCCGAGGGCGACCGGCGCCGCACCTACCTGCGGCTGCGGCCCGAGGCCCTCGCCGCGCTGAACCCGGCACCGCTGACCGGGGTGCGGCGGGTCGTGTTCGTCTGCACCCGCAACTCGGCCCGCTCGCAACTGGCCGCCGCCCTCTGGTCCGATCGCACCCACACTGCGGCGGCGTCCGCGGGAACGAAACCCGCCCCGCGGGTCCATCCGCGTGCCGTCGCCGTGGCCCACCGCCACGGGTTGGCACTGAACCCGAACGCCACCTCGCACGTCGCTGACGTCGTACGCGACGACGACCTTGTCATCGCGGTCTGCGACAACGCCCACGAGGAACTCACGGGCCCGGTACGGCCCCGGCTGCACTGGTCGGTGCCCGACCCGGTCCGCCTCGACACTGACGACGCGTTCGAGACCGCGTTCGCCGACCTCGCCGCCCGTGTCGAGCGCGTCGCCCCCGTCATCAATCCCGCCATGGATCCGGGAGAGCACCGTGACTGA